From Alteribacter lacisalsi, a single genomic window includes:
- a CDS encoding RNA polymerase sigma factor: protein MDITAIYGTLENELSRFAGSIARHSQEADDLVQQALEKALAHPELAALPVHKQRAWFFRVMKNQLIDDRRREKRVTGWEDELDFPVPEQALSPVEVNEMLRALSDEERDIVFKRYWVGLTSQEIGAQLELPPATVRYKLSKAVKKLRKKMEE, encoded by the coding sequence ATGGACATCACAGCCATTTACGGCACACTTGAAAACGAACTGAGCCGGTTTGCCGGATCGATCGCACGCCACAGCCAGGAAGCGGACGATCTCGTCCAGCAGGCGCTCGAAAAAGCACTGGCGCACCCGGAACTGGCTGCTCTCCCGGTTCACAAGCAGCGGGCGTGGTTTTTCAGAGTGATGAAAAATCAGCTGATCGATGACCGCCGCAGGGAAAAGCGGGTCACCGGCTGGGAAGACGAGCTCGACTTTCCGGTTCCGGAGCAGGCGCTGAGCCCTGTTGAAGTGAACGAAATGCTGAGAGCTCTGTCCGATGAGGAGCGCGATATTGTGTTCAAACGATACTGGGTCGGTCTGACGAGCCAGGAGATTGGCGCACAACTCGAGCTGCCGCCGGCTACCGTCAGGTATAAGCTCAGTAAAGCGGTAAAGAAGCTTCGTAAAAAAATGGAGGAGTGA
- a CDS encoding aminopeptidase yields the protein MTDRRIEKLAGVLLDHSIKIKKGERVLIRGHYATKPLMTELIDQVYARGAYPYTELLDDEIGRHLSMGYEKEQLETQAAWAMKRYEDVDAVIAIIAEENDAEMAEVPSEKFKLRGEVFKPVQEFYINNRRWVLLNYPTPALAQKAGMSTKAFTDFLLDVCTADYKKMEKAFEPLKQLMEKTEQVRITAPGTDLQFSIKDIPVVPCAGEANIPDGEIYTSPVKDSVNGTIAFNTPCPYRGVTYNNVKLTFKDGRITEADADQKDKLEAILDTDEGARFAGEFAIGVNPYILKPMGDILFDEKIGGSLHFTPGEAYEDADNGNRSAVHWDMVLIQRPEYGGGEIYFDDMLVRKDGEFVLDELAGLNPEKLK from the coding sequence ATGACAGACAGAAGAATTGAAAAGCTGGCGGGAGTCCTTCTCGACCATTCAATTAAAATAAAGAAAGGCGAGCGGGTGCTCATTCGCGGCCATTACGCCACAAAGCCGCTCATGACGGAACTGATCGACCAGGTATATGCACGCGGCGCCTATCCGTATACGGAGCTTCTCGACGATGAGATCGGCCGCCACCTGAGCATGGGATATGAAAAAGAACAGCTCGAAACGCAGGCGGCCTGGGCGATGAAACGTTACGAGGACGTGGATGCCGTCATTGCCATCATCGCGGAGGAAAATGATGCGGAAATGGCCGAAGTTCCGAGTGAAAAATTCAAGCTCCGTGGCGAAGTGTTCAAGCCTGTTCAGGAGTTCTACATCAACAACCGCCGTTGGGTGTTGCTCAATTACCCGACGCCTGCCCTTGCCCAGAAAGCGGGGATGAGCACAAAAGCGTTTACCGACTTTCTCCTTGATGTCTGCACCGCTGATTACAAAAAGATGGAGAAGGCGTTTGAACCGCTCAAACAGCTGATGGAAAAAACAGAACAGGTGCGGATTACCGCGCCGGGCACAGACCTGCAGTTTTCCATAAAGGATATTCCCGTCGTGCCGTGTGCAGGGGAAGCGAACATTCCGGACGGGGAAATCTATACCTCGCCGGTGAAAGACAGCGTTAACGGGACGATTGCGTTTAATACACCCTGCCCGTACCGCGGCGTGACGTACAACAATGTGAAGCTCACGTTTAAAGACGGCCGGATCACGGAGGCGGACGCCGACCAGAAGGACAAGCTCGAAGCGATTCTCGACACGGATGAAGGTGCGCGCTTTGCCGGGGAGTTTGCGATCGGGGTGAACCCTTATATTCTGAAGCCGATGGGCGACATTCTGTTTGATGAAAAGATCGGCGGCAGCCTTCATTTCACACCGGGTGAAGCCTATGAGGATGCTGATAACGGGAACCGCTCGGCGGTGCACTGGGATATGGTGCTGATCCAGCGTCCGGAATACGGCGGCGGTGAGATTTATTTTGACGATATGCTCGTACGGAAAGACGGGGAATTCGTCCTTGACGAGCTCGCCGGTCTGAACCCGGAAAAATTAAAATAA